The DNA sequence ACGTCTGAGATGCATTTGAAACACCGTCACTCAAAATGCTTCACCTAATTAGTAGTACAtctacaaacattcattcattcatcttccgagccgcttgatcctcactagggtcacggggggtgctggagcctatcccagcttcgggcagtaggcgggggacaccctgaattggttgccagccaatcacagggcacacagagacaaacaaccacccacgctgacactcacacctagggacaatttagagtgttcaatcagcctgccatgaatgtttttggaatgtgggaggaaaccggagcgcccggagaaaacccacgcagtcccggggagaacatgcaaactccacacagggaggctggagctggactcgaacccggtacctctgcactgtgaagccgacgtgctaaccactggactaccgggccgcccatctacAGACAACTATTTACAGACAAAAAAGTTCGAGgcatttaaatgaaaaataaagaaataaaaataggtgaataaaattatttaaaggACATACAGTGCAAGAACAAGAATTTGGGGGGATATTCTGTTGCCAGTTTATTTAATTTCTGtacagcataacagctaaatgctgcttcaccatgtttgctttaaaATCTGGGCACCACGAATTGACTCCGGACTGCAAACGTCAGAGCCCTACCGGGCCTGTATTCAATTAGCGTTTCTTTAATAATCAGGCACTGCAACTCTTGTGGATTGCAAAGAGAAGaacaatggggggaaaaaaacaatggttAGATTGCCAGAGTAAACGAGGTTTGTGTCATAATGTGTCATTTGTCCTTTTCAGCATGGCGAGTCTTGGATTTCAAGCAACTGTACCTTTTCGAGATGCGATGATGGAAAAGTTCTGACAGAACATAAGCCATGCGAACCAATAACCTTGCCTGTGTGTGAAAATGGCCAACCACCAGTGAGGGTTTATGATGAAGATGGTTGCTGCTTCCATTACGAATGCACCTGTGAGTTCAATCGGAAGCACTTCTGAGATTCCACATGGGAAAAAATAAGATCCTAAAATCATTAATCTTCCTGTCCAAATTGATTTCTGTCACTTTGTAGGTATTTGCAGTGGCTGGGGAGATCCACACTATGTGACATTTGATGGTCAATACTACAGCTTTCAGAAAAACTGCACCTATGTCCTGTTTAAAGAGATTATTCCTCGTCACAATTTTACCGTCCTTATTGACAATGAAAACTGCGACGCCACCGGTGAAGTCACCTGTGCGAACAGCTTGATTGTGTATTACAAAAGCTATGAAGTCATTCTCACACAGGAGAGGGGCGCAAATACAATCAACACggtacatgtcttttttttgggtgtgtttctTTGATATTTCATTGATGCTTCACATTTAAATGACATTACGTCTAGTTTAAACATAAAATGGGATTCTTGAGTGTCGACTCATACTTAATTGATGCGTTCAGGTCTACGTCAATGGCAAGAAAGTCATTCCAACGTACTCCAACGAAGACTTCATCATCACGAGCACTGCAATCGAGCTGCTCCTGAGAATCCCGGCGAtcgaagccattgtgacgttcaagGGACTTTTATTCAGCGTTGACGTACCGTTTTCCCGTTTCCACAACAACACGGAGGGACAGTGCGGTGAGTCAATCTTGTATTTATTAACAAGATGAAAGAAGTCTTCGCGTTACAGTGCTGTCGCTACAGTCATGATCTGATTTCAACAGGTACATGTGACAATAATAGAAAGAATGACTGCAGATTACCCAGCGGGCAGATTCATTCCTCTTGCGCCGATATGGCTCATGAGTGGTATGTACCAGATAAGAACAAACCATACTGCGAGAAGCCACCTCCACCACCAACACCCAATCCAACGCCAACGCAACCTACTTGTAACCCCGAAATTTGTGAAATTATAATCAGCAGGTAAATGAGCACAATATAATATCCGTTATTTCTTCAGTATCTTCCGTGAGTACTGGTAGTTGTCTTCAtgactgttttttgggggggctcagTGTGTTTGAGGAATGCCACAAAGTCATCTCGCCAGAGGACTATTATGAGGCCTGTAAATTTGATGTGTGCCACATGCCAAACTCCAGTGTGGGATGCTCCAGTTTGGAGGCGTACGCCATGATGTGTACTGCTGCGTCGGTCTGTATAGACTGGAGGAATGCCACGCAGGGGCAGTGCGGTAAGAGCATGTGGCGTAGCCCTTTTTGCACCGAGGACACTTAACTAACTTGCTGTATAAAGTGGACGTGGGTGTCCCACACCTCACAGTAACGGGTTACAACCAtcgccccaccccccacccccctgccaaTCAGTGAAAAAGATTAAtgataagtgtgagtgtgaatggttgtccatttatgtctgccctgtgattggccggcaaccagttcagggtgtacccagcctactgcccgaagacagctgggataggctccagtacacccgcgacccttgtgaggataagcggattagaaaatgaatggatggctgtatatctaaattatatattttttatactttACTTACGGATATAACAATGAAATATCTGAAgtgaaagtattttttaaaatcttcattttgtttgtgagcCCTATAAAGGGGGCATTCATTTATCTTGACGCATCAACAATTTTCTCTTATCCTAGAATATAAATGTCCTGCACATAAAGTCTACAAACCATGCGGGCCAATTGTGGAACCAACTTGCAATGAAAGGTAAACGACTCTCGTTTCACTCATTctatttgtatttatgtactTGCATAATTATGTAGCTCTGTGTTACAAATCAGACACAGGTTAAGATTTGTTTAGATATAATTGCATTTTCCTGCTTGTCGTCGTCGTAGATACAATAAAAAGTATACACAGCAATGCCAGGGAGAAAACTACTACCAGAGGTCTGACTGCAATATGTTTGTGGAGGGATGTTTCTGCCCACCTGGCACCATCTTATTCGGTTCAAGCTCCGACATCTGTGTCATCGCCTGTAAGACTCATTGACCAACAATTATCAGATGACTTTATACGtgattaaatttatttaaagcCCTGAAGCATATGTTTTCTGTCAAAGGTTGCACTGGACCTGATGGCGAACCGAAAGAGGTACAGTATCTGTGGCAATGTTTCCCTGGTTCAGGTTACTAATATAGTATTAATTATGATTGACATATGCTTGACCACCCAAAGATTGGTGACACCTGGCTGAGTGGCTGCCAACAGTGTGTCTGTGATGCGGAGACGCTGAGCGTGCGGTGTGAACCTCGCTTTTGTCCCACTCAAGCACCCATAACTTGTAAGGAAGGCGAGGTGTTGATGAACCAAACGGTGGATTGCTGCCAAACCCTGACATGTGGTGAGTTGGAGAAGGTGTAACACATAAGGAGACTGAGCGAAATAgtttaaaagaataaaatagtCAGTCAAGAGGCTCCCTAATTACATTTCTGAAGATGAGTTTCATGGCATTTTCCGACAGGAAAAATCTActtgatatactgtactgtatatgataaTGATGAACCAGATTTATAGATGTCCTCGCATCCACTAAAATATTGCCTCATGAATTTTCTGCCCCATATGAATGTGCAATCTGTTGTCGTCCCCAGTTGCCCTTTCttccaaatgtaaaataaacacaaatgccACCTACTTGCACGTAAATAACTGCAAGTCAGTCGCGCCAGTGGAAATGACAACCTGCGAGGGATCCTGCGGCGCGTCAACGTCAATGTGAGACTTCTCATTCCGATAAATACCGGTAGTACTTTTTCCGACTGTGTGCTTGGCAACAGTGATGATGTTTGAAACCATCTCAATCGGCTCAGGTACTCTGCggtgagcaacagcctgacgcaCTCTTGCTCATGTTGTCAAGAAACGGCCACCAGCAAGAAGGAAGTGGAGATGATTTGTGCTGATGGCAGCAAGATGAAACACTCCTACATCTCGATTGAAAAGTGTGACTGTCAACTCACACATTGTACACAAAACACAACCCatcaatttggacatttttaatgGCTGTATCATATGCAAGGAGGCCAGTCACGGTTCAATAAAATCATTAATTCTGcttcaaaaaaacaatttggcaaTCAAAGctctatactgtatgtcatgacCGCTTGTATAAGATCGAAGTCAAACAGAATGTTTATTTCACTGTAAACTATACATTCAAACCTATGGAAATGGCTCAGAACCATTAGAGCCTAAATAAACGAAGGATTCATATTTATTTAAGAATATTTGTAGCATGTTTGGAAACTACACTAAGGTACCATCATTCAGGTTTAgcaaatatactgtacttctAGCTGTTGAGTGTAAGTTGTTTGATTTGGTTCTATTTCAAAGTCTTcatctgtttgtgttttgggtAGGAAGAGTCTCTGTTCCTTTATACTGTAAATTTGGGGATTTACTCATGAAATGGGGAAACATGCAGTCAGACTGTGTCCATTGtgcaatgtattttgctgagcatTGACAAGAAGAATGTATTTGTGTTACTAATGCGTTAAGACACTTTTCAATTAACATGAATGTCAATATAAATTGATGGAATAATACATCCCACTGCTATGTACATTTCTTCTCTATCATGCATACACTGTTTTTTGCAGAACAGAACCACTGATATTGTTCGACTTTGGCATTCTCAAAAACTCTTAATTCCAATAAACACTTTATTATTGCAGCACTTTATgtcgtatttattttgtgcaatgtcaAACGTCAAGTATTCTGtcaagatatactgtatatagtacgAGATGCGACACTATTTGCATTTCGCGTTCATCCTAGTAAATGTGAGATTGAGTTATGTACTTTTTGCCCAACCTTCCTCGGAATATTTATTtaagaaatatttaaatattatacTATTCAGTACCACTATATGTGATGCATTAGCCAACCTCCCTCAACATATCTTTTTcagaaatatttaaatatactaTTTAGTACCACTATGTGAAGCTATAGTCATTGTAATACACACAGATTGTAATCAATCCGTTGTCATGACTGTGAAAATTCTAAACATATTTTGGAACAAACTGTGAAGGTGCAATATCGTCTGCCACCCTCTTGGTGGCTTACGTCttctttttttaccccccttaAACATCTCCCCAGGTGCTGGATGTTTCACTCTGTTCCGTTCTCACTGACCATCGAGAATGGACGGTTAAAGCATCTGCTTACTTAACTTTTATGGCATTACTCTAAGTACATGTACGTAACTCACGCTCGTAACAGCAGAGAGAAATACGTCACTTCCTGAACCCTCACCCAAATCTGTCCCcataacaacaataatcatTTAACATTACTGTTGTTACACTGGCTACCTATTGCTAAAATCTGCCACATCTTTAGTGAAAAATTCTACCTCTGAAATGAAATTAtccataaataaaatataatcagTATTTGGTTCAGTTTTTCATGTTGTCAGAGAAAACTGAAAAGATTAGTGAAACCATTATTTTTGAAGGTTGACGATATGTTTTGGTGCGGAATTATGATCACCGCATTTTAATAAAGCGTCAACACGAAAATTCTGAAAGGAAAAATCATAACTCACTCATCTACtgtgaaataaaagatgaaaaaacatgtaccggtacatttatgataaatataagataagataagataagataagatatcgtctattcgtcccacactggggaaatttacagcctccagcagcaagaatgtatgtagaaagaagaaaggagaaagagaaaaatatatatatatatactgttacatttaatatataatataatttgaaaaaaagaggcTAATTTGTTTGTCCGCCGGCACCGAAGATATTTTCTGGTCAGAACAAATGTTGCGATTGATTTTACGGTCGgacattttaaatgtgacaCAGTGTCCGCCAGCTATGTCGGCAACCAAGTATGTCTGTTCATTATTAGAGTAgtctacatttattttattttattttattgccaaATGGCTCATTTATTTGATTCAGGCCCTACATGGTATTAGTTTTGAAATAATGTGTTGAATAAAAGTGAAGTATCTGCATCGGGGTCTATCAGTTTTAAGGTACAGTAAGTTATACTGTCTACTTTTGCTCTCCAGCTTTCCATCTTCACTGTTAGAGCTAGCTAATGTCATGCTAGCTTGCTGAGTCgaaatcattcattttaaatacgATACTAAGACAGTATTTTCTTAATGTTTCTGTGCTGTTCGTATTCAGAGCAGCAGAGTTAATTGTTTGGGTGTAGATAcaaatttgtatttaaaaatggtGTGTCGTCAGTGACAGCATTCATCAGCTTGCATAGATGACAATCGTTGAGccggtgtttatttgtttattttgtcaaagCTTGTTGTTTATTATTCCTCTCAAGCATGCACGTGTGTTCAAAGATGCGGTGATTAGTaatgatctgaaaaaaaattacgctttttttctctcagttTACACATCCGAGCCATGGCCTCACTGTCAGAAGAGGTGCTTCTGGTGGTGAAAAAAGTTCGCCAGAAGAAACAGGATGGCACTCTTTACTTGATGGCTGAACGCATAGCATGGAGTCCAGAGGGCAAAGATCGCTTCACAGTCAGCCACCTCTATGCGGATATTCGCTGTGAGAGATCTTTTCGTGCAAGCATTACAGTGCAAAAGCACCGTGTGATGGAGTGATACTTTTGCTCTGTTCAGGTCAGAAAATCAGTCCGGACGGAAAAGCGAAAGTTCAACTCCAATTGGTCCTTCACTCCGGCGAGAGTACCACATTCCACTTTTCAAATGATAGCACCGCACTCAAAGACCGGGAGGCTGCTAAGGAGCTGCTCCAGCAGCTCCTGCCCAAGTTCAAGAAGAAAGCTAACAAGGAACTGGAGGAGAAAAACAGGTGAGCTTCTCAGGAGCAATATGACGGAAATGTTCTTGAAAACCTGGAATCAGAACTTAAAACGCCTCCAAAATCATCTTTCAGAAATAaattcaagaaagaaaaaaaaccccaattgaTTACTAAAATACATGACTTATTCCAATTTCTGCACTTATCCTGACGCAAATGATGTTCAATTTGTGCTATTTCAGCGGCGTTTTTCAGACAAGTGACATTCATTTTTACAAttatatattcatatttttaactGCAATTGATCAGCTAATAAGAGAAAGTGTTCCCCAAGTAACAGAAGGGCTGAGAAGATATGTTGAGAAATAATCACATCGTACCATTTTACATTGAAGGTGTTTTTTGAATAGATTTTCTACAAGCAATATTACAAAAAAACTTTCGCCAAAAAGGCTTTTTTCTTTGGCACTTTTGAAGGTGGCCTGGTGTTCAGCTGTCATAACGTTTGGTCCTTTTCGCCTATGCATTTTCCTTCTTGGCCATTAAAACTGGCAGATCTCTACAATTTGCCCTTTCCCTACTACTACTACCGCAATGTAGAGTGTGCTCACCGGAGAACAAAATATAGATTGTCTCAGTGGTTGTTATCTCTTTCAATGCTCATTGATTTAATCTACTGTTTCCCTTTAAATTGCTTACTTTTAGGCTTGTAAAATTGGATTATTTCACAATGTAAAGACAACCATGTTTCTTATATTTAGTCCGCCTTTACCAGTATGAATGGATATTTTTCCAATTAAATTTGGACATACTTTGTGTCTGTGTTCAAAAACAAACCATACATAACCGTGGTGAAACTGTTGACTGTAATTGTATGTTTCCATTGTTTCTTTTTAACCCGTAGGATGCTTCAAGAAGATCCGGTGCTTTTTCAGCTCTATAAAGATTTAGTGGTCAGCCAAGTGATCAGTGCTGAGGAATTCTGGGCTAACCGATTGGGAGGCCTAAACCACACAGACCCTGCAGTATGCAACAGTAAACAGGAAGTTGGTATCTCTGGAGCTTTTTTGGTGAGTGACTCACTCAAACCTTTTGGTCCAGAATTTCAGCcgcattttaaagcattttttgaTCTTTGTAGGCAGACATACGGCCTCAAACAGACGGCTGCAATGGCTTGAGATATAATCTGACAGCTGATATAATTGAATCAATCTTCAGAACCTATCCTGCGGGTAAATATGGCTGCGACTCTTTCTTTGTATGCGCAATCTACGTGTGTACACAATCAATATCAACTCCATTTGGTGTTACAGTGAAACAGAAGTATTGTGAGAGTGTGCCTCATGACTTGACCGAGAAGGAGTTCTGGACGCGCTTCTTCCAGTCGCAGTATTTTCATCGAGATCGCATCAACACCAGCACACAGGACATCTTCACAGAGTGCGCCAAACTGGATGAAAAAGGTAGATGGCAAATACGTTACTGGTTATAGGTAGGATCACATGTATGTCATTATGTGATATAATATCTAAAAATCTTGTGTTGCGATGAAGGGTTAAAATCAATTGTGGtccaaggagttaagaacccTCTGGTTGACCTGCAGTCATTAGAAGATAATTCCTTGGATGAGGTAAGAATTACCGAAATGATGACAGTTTCATTAAAATGATTTAAGTATGGTGGAAACTGAAATTAAAAACTGTCTCTTCCGGGACCCTGATTGATTTCTGATTTGTTTCCCCATGTGAAATAGTGGAAATTGAACGAATGTATGCCAGGGTCAATCATTTCAGATGGTTTAAGAATAATATTTCACAACAGGTTTTATGGTGATAAAAATTGTTTGAACAACTGCAATATGTAAACTAACACgcgttcaagaaaaaaaagtaaaaccttAAGATAGTCATCCCTGGGTAAACTGGAGTCTAGCCTCAAATGTGACTCCTAATACCacagtttttttcttgtctttttaatAATTCTTGCAATTAAAACTCCCAAAAGACAGCGAAACACACTAAGGAGCAATATAGTTTTACCTTGAGATGCGAGTGACCTGACTTAAACTTACTTCTTCAAAAAACAGGCTTCAGGCCATTTCATGCCACTCCCACTTGAAGTTTATTGTCAAACTgagcataaaacaaagagaattacttaTTGTGGGTTTTAGAGAATGCCCCCGCTATCTTtgtgctaacacataatggaaaCCACCAGTGCTGTTCATGTGTTTtgctctaaaaacaaaacaaaacacacaatcagATAGTTGTGCTTTTTAAATCATGCCTTTCTACTTTTTAACCAGCTCTTAGATAGCATTGATAGTTGCAGTGTCATAGCTCTTCAGCATTggctgtttgaacacaaatggtgaggCAACACATGGAGACACACTATCAAAGTACTCCCAGCCAGGTTTACTCTCACATCTAATGTGATTGTAGTAGTACTTGAGATTGTGTTATACTccccattttctgcaccaactgtacaaactgtcatagtattgtattctaccactgatcactttagctctgcttgatactttgcacattgtctcacagttgtcactgggtggtaccaccgcactacggttcacttacattacgaaatgtccttccatacctatttgtcatgcccttgtttatgatgatactaatgcagcgtgttataccggagataaattccttgtgtgttctacatacttggccaataaagatgattctgattttaGGTATGCACATCTGAAtgagcagcacaatgaattgAAGCATTAAAGCATGACGCACAAACCgtttttttaacaatgtttttaacatttgtattctttatttctgaaataaaatatgataGAGCACtatatttgatatttaaaaACCCCTTTCagtcccttgcttgtctttgttACAGGGTTACGGTGTGCGCACACCACTGCCCTCCACTTCGAATTCAAACCGAACAGTGAAGGAGAGCAGCAACTACGCCATTATAAAGCGCTTCAACCATCACAGTGCCATGGTGCTGGCAGCAGGCTCACGCAAGGGGTAGAAATATAGATTGAGATGTAATATATGAAGAACATCCTCATTCTAAAGTTTCACTGCCGCTGTTTTCAAGGGAGAATGACCAAGGTAGTGAGACGAGCAGCACCGATGGAAACTCGCGGGATTCCGACCTCTTTCAGCCTCCCATCAAGAAGGTAAAAGGGTTCTGTTATTGTtgtctcgttttgttttttgtccaccGTATAAAGACACAATGTACAGAATCACAAATGTTTCCAATGTTTCTCAGGTGAAATTACAAGAAGCCATAGAGTATGAGGATTTGCAAAGGGAAAACGGACCAAACGTGATTGCATTAAACCTCAAAAAGTCAGACAGGTTCGCATTATTTCCCTTTTACTTTGTTACACTCTCACAAGTGGATTCTTCGTGACCACTCAAAACCTGACATTGGATGATGCTGAAATCGGTCTCATTCTGAAATATTTGTATTCTTCTCCATAGTGCTTTTCATGCAGTTCTttcaattcttcttcttctaaagGTATGCTCATGGACCGGTGCCTCTCCAGTCCCTCAAGTACACAACGAGCCAAGAAATCATCAACTCCGTCAACCACATCCGCCACGAGATGGCCAATTACAAACCCAGCCTAACTCAGGTGATCTCGGGTACTCTGAATTAACTTGATCTGCTCTTGCACACAAGAGAGCGGTATTCTATGAAAAGCTGCTTCTTCTGAGAAAAGAATCCCTATTGTATGTAATTTCATATAATTACAATATACCAAACTATGGACAACGGTGTATTCCCCAGCCAAGCCCACTTCAGATTCTTCTTAATTTGGATCTCTTGAGTTCTGCATTGGATCAGGTCTTGCAAATATCTGAGCCCAGTTCCTCTCTGTAGGTTTTAACCAGCACAGCAGCAACGTCCGCCATTGCAGCACTTTCTCCCGGCGGCCTCCTCATGCAGACGGGATCGCAGCAAGCCATAAATCGTACGGCATTTTGCAGTTGCAGAATCTCCGTAGAAAACATTCCACTTCCTCTGATAGCacatcctgcccccccccccccccccgacccctcctaAATTGATTTCagttgtttgcctttttttccatttgcgaTATTCGCAGAGATGGTCCCGTCTGACATTCAAGGGGAACTGAAGCATCTTTATACAGCTGCTGGGGAGTTGTTGAGACACTTCTGGTCCTGTTTTCCcgtcaacacaccatttttggaAGAGAAGGTGACTCATTGTGTAAAAACATGACTGTAAATCACATGGTGTCCCAACCTTTTTCATTTCTGCTGATTTTACGCAGCGGAATGAGGACATTAATTAAcactctagaccaggggtgcccaaactttttggatcgaagatctactttttgatcaactaacctcacgggatctacccttaccggcacgcacgcacacacacacaaatttaagatttatctgctttattttattttttaaatatattttttagtgaaaatgagactgattagtgtgcagtgtatattaacacaaaaatatattactaacatgtacaaagacacacaaatggttgtttgttttttttcttctcgacactcctcggatctacttgggacctgtcttagatctaccagtagatcaggacctacctaatgggcacccctgttctagaccaTTTGGTTAGCCTGGACTGACACTTTTGAAATAGTAACGTGGCTGAAATTACCTTTAATACTGTTATGAAGTGATGAATAATAATTAATgattaatgatatttattgaTCAGTTAATTAATTCTCCCAATAATTAGGAAACAAGTATTCAAACACAACACTGTTTTCTATAATTCTCagccagtgtttacattttcaaataatcaCTACTACAACattcctagaaaatcacaatgccCTATCACCGGtgaggtttgttgttgttgtttttttttaagaccaggCCACTTGGTGCCCCCTGACTTTGATCCCAGTGTGTCTCATTGCTTTCTACAGTTGATTAAAATGAAGTCCAACCTCGAGAGATTTCAGACGACCAAGCTTTGTCCTTTTCAAGAGAAGATTCAACGGCAGTACCTGAATAAAAATGTAAGTATCTTTTTGTGGCAAATGTACTCACAGTCTGTACTTAAGGGGAAGTAGATGGCTAAATGTAAACGATTGATTGAATACCTTTACTTAATTAAAAGTAAATGTTATTTCTGTCAAttacatacaaatatacattttcataCATTGGCACAACATAACatctttttcctcttttattaACTCAtgttgtgctcattttgagaTGGGCAAAAATAATCAGATGACATCACGTGTATTGTTTGTATGAGCTGTTGGCTGAATAATGGTTCCCATAGCTTTACCGATCTTCTGAACTGACTAAAATCGTTACATGAATTAGCTAATAATCACTGGAAAACTGCATCAGGCTTGTTTTATCTGGTTGGATGGAGAATTTTCTAACTCTGGAAGCTCGCCACAAACCATAACTGTAGCTGACAATATCAAACAATTCACTTAAGGCCAAGGATGGGAAAATTTAGCTTCTATGATTCTATCATTGTTCACACTCCCTGGTTGACATTCTTCCATGGCACTATGTCTCTATTTATTCCAggtaatatttatatatgtatatattttttacatcatGCAGAAGTTGGAAAGAGTCGTGCGTCTATTTTGGCAAATTAAGGAGTAGAAAGTACAGATAACTGTTTTCAATGTAGGGAGTACAAGAAAATAGTtgtctgtaaaaataaatattcgggTAAAGTACATTTAATGTAAATGTACTTTACCcgaatatttatttacatttaatgtAAATGTACTTTACCCGAATATGACGTAAGCAGATTTTTCAAGTACCGTGAATTACTTGAAAAATCAGTAAATTACTTGAAAAATCTGCTCAAGTACATGAACAAAGTACAtgtactttgttactt is a window from the Hippocampus zosterae strain Florida chromosome 3, ASM2543408v3, whole genome shotgun sequence genome containing:
- the gtf2h1 gene encoding general transcription factor IIH subunit 1; this translates as MASLSEEVLLVVKKVRQKKQDGTLYLMAERIAWSPEGKDRFTVSHLYADIRCQKISPDGKAKVQLQLVLHSGESTTFHFSNDSTALKDREAAKELLQQLLPKFKKKANKELEEKNRMLQEDPVLFQLYKDLVVSQVISAEEFWANRLGGLNHTDPAVCNSKQEVGISGAFLADIRPQTDGCNGLRYNLTADIIESIFRTYPAVKQKYCESVPHDLTEKEFWTRFFQSQYFHRDRINTSTQDIFTECAKLDEKGLKSIVVQGVKNPLVDLQSLEDNSLDEGYGVRTPLPSTSNSNRTVKESSNYAIIKRFNHHSAMVLAAGSRKGENDQGSETSSTDGNSRDSDLFQPPIKKVKLQEAIEYEDLQRENGPNVIALNLKKSDRYAHGPVPLQSLKYTTSQEIINSVNHIRHEMANYKPSLTQVLTSTAATSAIAALSPGGLLMQTGSQQAINQMVPSDIQGELKHLYTAAGELLRHFWSCFPVNTPFLEEKLIKMKSNLERFQTTKLCPFQEKIQRQYLNKNLTAHLEQMLQTAYSKFHVWQTRRMMRKT